DNA sequence from the Colletotrichum destructivum chromosome 9, complete sequence genome:
GTCTCAAATTCGCTGAATATAAGTCTGTTGGCTTCCCATCGATTTTCATTGCCTAGCGCCCGGCAACGTTGTTGCGTGACTTATTCATTCCTTCTCTCGGCGCAGCAGGAATTTGGTCGAATACACATACATTTACATGATATCATTTCTCCAACCTTTCTGCCACCATCTTAAGGATTTCTTCGGTGCCTTTCCGAGCGTTGGCAGGCTGCTTGGCGATCGCCTGCCAGTATTCCCCGTGTCGAGGCTCGTTCAAGACGCACTTGTTAATGACGTCCGCTCGTTTCTCCTGGGATCCAGTTAGTTTATGAACGGTAAGCTTCGGCCTGGTGAACGGGAAACGTACGTCTGTACCGTGCTGGAGCAGGAACTTGTAATACCAAGCCCAGgtgtcgccgttgtcgctgtcCAGCACCAGCGCCTTTTCGAACCAATTCTGAgccttctcgagcttgcGTTCACCCCAGAAGATACGGGCCACAGCCACAAAGAGGATCGGGTCGTTATCCAccttcttgatggcctccaGTGACCGTGGCTTCCGCTGCGTGCGTGGCTCCAGGTGCCAGATCTGCTCACTCCAAAGGATACCACTCTTCGGTACTTCTTGAAGTGCCTTAGCCATGAGCGACTTGGCCTGGTTGATGTTGCCCGCACGTCGCTCGATACGGACAGACTCGCACCATAGCTCTGGCGACTTGGGAACGGCCAATCGGGCTCGGTCAAGAACGCTCCGAGCCTTGACAACCAGTCCGGCCTTCTCTTCCAGGCGGGAGTAAAGGAGCCACAAGGGGACAGATTTGGGTACCGCCTTGACGCCTGTGCTGTACGCCTCCCGCGCCTGACCGACCTTCTCAAGGTCTTCGTAGATTTGTCCCTTGAGCATCCACAACTTAGCCGTGGCCGGGAAGTACTGCAGAGCCCGTTGAACGAGGTCCAGCGCTGCGTCGCTGTTGCCCAGCACTCTCTCGAACACTACGCTCTTCATCCACACGCGGTCTGTAGGGGCCTGGTCCCGCGCTTCCTCCAATAGCTTTCGTGCGCGCTCGGTTTCCCCATTCTCAGCTTCgagcttgacggcggcgagccaAATGTCTTCGTTGTCCGGATTTGACTTGAAGGCTCTGGCGAGCACCAGCCTGGCATTGTCGACTTCGCCAGCTTGCCacttctccttggccagcaTCATCCACAACACCTCGCTCTTGGGGCATGCCTCGACAGCCTTCTCCAAGACCTGAGCAAGAGACTCCTTCGTTCCGTGGTTTCTCtccaggtcggcggcggccatccATAATGTCCTGCTGTTGACGAAAATACGTAGCGCGTAGGAGTAAATAGCCCGAGCAGTCTCGTACATGCCGCGGTTGATACTGCTTCTTGCGTCCTCCATCCAGGTGTCTTTGcggtcgtcatcctcgtccagaCCGTAGCCCAAGGTCTCTCTGATGATGTTTCCACAGGTAATAACagcgccctcctcctcgcacttctcggcttcgccaATCCACTCTTCGCGCTTGGGCATGGCAGATTCCTTGACGAGAACCGCGACGGCACGTTTCATGACGTTCACCTTGGTGCCCTCGCCCAGCTGCTCCTGCAGACGAGCGGCAGCGATCCAAATCTCGTGAGAGGTGGGAACCGCTTTGCGGGCCCTGTTGAGTACCTTTTGGGCGTTTTCGGGACTTTCTAGTCTTGCCAATGCCAACCACAGATCAACGGATAGGGGTATAAGCTCTGTTGCTttggccagcagcagccgagCATCTTCCGGATCTTCTTCCAGGTTGACCGCTTCTTTCCAGAGAGCCTCGGATTCGGGAATGTGGTCTAAGGCGAGTCTGATGACTCTTTTTTTCGCTCTGGGTTCGTTCTCCAGTCTCATCGCCTCGACCCAGAGACGCACTGACCGGTCGTTTTTCTTGATGGCTTCCGCAGCAATGATCTTGGCGTTCTTGCCCTCGTTAAGCCGGATGTTCTCTAACCAGACGTCCTCGCTCTTGGGGCAGTGGGTACATCCCCGCGCAATCACATTGCGCGCAGCAACTGTCTTGCCtgccagctcctccagccGCGCGGCCGCGATCCAACCTGGCGCATTGTTCGGGTTGGTTTTGATGACAGAGGTCAAGAGCTCGCGCACACGGTTGATGTCCCCAACTTGAGCTTGCGACTCATTCAGGACACTCTTGTTCAAGCTGGTGATATAGCCCTTGGGATCTATTGTCGACGCGCTGCCAGCGACCGACTCAGTACCGTCCTGGGACGCTTGTTCAAGTCTTGACTTAAGAACTTTGTCTCTTGCAGCACCGATCTTTGCGAAATTTGTCATCGTACCGTCTGTTGCGTCTGTGCTTGATGAAGCGCCATCCTCTGCAACGGTGGTGCCCAGTTCGGACGAGTCTCTTGCGGCAGCAAGAACGCTGTCGGGAACGGCATAGAATCTCTGGCGCAAGTTCTGCTTGCTCCTGCGATTCTTTCCTGTCAGATCTCCAACCTCGGGGAGGTTTGCCCATTCGTCGTCCGTGACTGTCGAAAGCGCTCTCTTGAGGTCTGCAAACTGCTGCTGGATCTTGGGGTTCTTCCGCTCATAttcctcctgctcggcctttTCGCGCGCTTCTCGTTGTTTTTGTCGCCTCCTTGCCATCTTCTCGTCTACCTCCTTCCATATCctgtcggcctcctcgtcgtccttgtcgtaTACGCCACCAGCGAACAGGCCAACCTCGTTGTCGGGATCTTTAAATcggtcgtcatcgtcgtttTCGTTGTCGTCCGCCTTTTTGCCGTCGGTTCCAAGTCCAAGTTGCGCTGCCCGCTTTGCGACAGCCTCCTTGATTTGATCTTCTGTTGGTCCTTCACGCGCAGGGCCCAAATCGGATCGCGTCGTAAAGCCGGTGGCACCTCGACCAAGACCGGCAACG
Encoded proteins:
- a CDS encoding Putative PRP1 splicing factor, tetratricopeptide-like helical domain superfamily; protein product: MSGRRDFLSQPAPENYVAGLGRGATGFTTRSDLGPAREGPTEDQIKEAVAKRAAQLGLGTDGKKADDNENDDDDRFKDPDNEVGLFAGGVYDKDDEEADRIWKEVDEKMARRRQKQREAREKAEQEEYERKNPKIQQQFADLKRALSTVTDDEWANLPEVGDLTGKNRRSKQNLRQRFYAVPDSVLAAARDSSELGTTVAEDGASSSTDATDGTMTNFAKIGAARDKVLKSRLEQASQDGTESVAGSASTIDPKGYITSLNKSVLNESQAQVGDINRVRELLTSVIKTNPNNAPGWIAAARLEELAGKTVAARNVIARGCTHCPKSEDVWLENIRLNEGKNAKIIAAEAIKKNDRSVRLWVEAMRLENEPRAKKRVIRLALDHIPESEALWKEAVNLEEDPEDARLLLAKATELIPLSVDLWLALARLESPENAQKVLNRARKAVPTSHEIWIAAARLQEQLGEGTKVNVMKRAVAVLVKESAMPKREEWIGEAEKCEEEGAVITCGNIIRETLGYGLDEDDDRKDTWMEDARSSINRGMYETARAIYSYALRIFVNSRTLWMAAADLERNHGTKESLAQVLEKAVEACPKSEVLWMMLAKEKWQAGEVDNARLVLARAFKSNPDNEDIWLAAVKLEAENGETERARKLLEEARDQAPTDRVWMKSVVFERVLGNSDAALDLVQRALQYFPATAKLWMLKGQIYEDLEKVGQAREAYSTGVKAVPKSVPLWLLYSRLEEKAGLVVKARSVLDRARLAVPKSPELWCESVRIERRAGNINQAKSLMAKALQEVPKSGILWSEQIWHLEPRTQRKPRSLEAIKKVDNDPILFVAVARIFWGERKLEKAQNWFEKALVLDSDNGDTWAWYYKFLLQHGTDEKRADVINKCVLNEPRHGEYWQAIAKQPANARKGTEEILKMVAERLEK